The DNA sequence GGAGTCCTGTTCTCGAACCACACCGCCGCTTGGTTTCCGCTGGCGATGACATTCTTGACCTCGAGCTCCATGACGCTCTTGCGCGCCATCGGCTCAACGGTTGCCAGGTAGAATTCACGGCCTTCGAGCCTCCCGAATGGACTAACGTGGACAAAGTCCGGAGCCAGTCGCTGCCGAAGCCACTCCATGTCCATTTTGATCCATGCCTCAATCCAACCCACGGCCAGCTCGGCACTGTGTTCGCTCGTCGCCATGCAACCTCCTTCTCGCGAGATGCTCCTCCACACCTGTCGAGGCATCGCCACCAGCCCGCGGCGCTCGCCCGGGGAGAGACGACTGCACTCCCCCTGTGAACCGCAGGCCAGTGGCGATTACATCCGAGTTCTTGCTCAGGCTGCCGACGCAGACTTGGGCTGCAACTGCTGCTGCATCTGCTGCATGAACTGCCGCATGGCGGCCACGTGACCGGGGCTGCGCTTCTCCAGCCAGACTTCATAGCGCTGGGCAGCTTTTTCCATGTGGGCAAAGAGCTGCTTGTAGACCCACTTTTCCCGAG is a window from the Terriglobales bacterium genome containing:
- a CDS encoding nuclear transport factor 2 family protein, translating into MATSEHSAELAVGWIEAWIKMDMEWLRQRLAPDFVHVSPFGRLEGREFYLATVEPMARKSVMELEVKNVIASGNQAAVWFENRTPKGVVESCDWLRVEDDLIKEIRSFYDSARIREVLSPAEQEGLGGSY